The following coding sequences lie in one Miscanthus floridulus cultivar M001 chromosome 9, ASM1932011v1, whole genome shotgun sequence genomic window:
- the LOC136481089 gene encoding uncharacterized protein: protein MRCYPDDTELLPLRTTGRSSQNGPGVREVQLSVGHGARVSVEGLKGCCSCCCGGIWTFLGCFGCCARTCSALMGWCGPRCPLSKKWSLPKKALADFLDSVATVAVMGILSLNIYCATYFVAWAPKGSICISKAFNTWAKVIVVCLPFTLFPLTLYIAGQAKALQNDNLRGLGLVAGAVLLEIVYVLSMGGLMTVCMSARPWLPVVLVTGFLSLLLVTACGCCCYSPKWLRRCLSCICCWGCLCEDIDEEAALEV from the exons ATGAG ATGTTACCCGGACGACACGGAGCTGCTCCCGCTGAGGACGACCGGCAG GTCGAGTCAAAATGGGCCTGGTGTAAGAGAGGTGCAGCTGAGCGTTGGGCATGGTGCAAGGGTAAGTGTGGAAGGGCTGAAGGGTTGCTGCTCGTGCTGCTGCGGTGGGATCTGGACATTCCTGGGGTGCTTTGGGTGCTGTGCAAGGACTTGTTCAGCCTTGATGGGATGGTGTGGACCTCGATGCCCACTAAGCAAGAAGTGGTCCTTACCCAAGAAG GCCCTTGCTGACTTCCTAGATAGCGTGGCTACGGTAGCTGTCATGGGGATCTTGTCCCTAAACATCTACTGTGCCACCTATTTCGTGGCGTGGGCTCCGAAAGGCAGCATTTGCATCTCTAAGGCCTTTAACACCTGGGCAAAGGTGATTGTGGTCTGTCTCCCCTTCACCCTGTTCCCCCTGACGCTATACATAGCTGGTCAGGCGAAGGCCCTACAGAACGACAACCTCCGTGGACTCGGGCTGGTTGCTGGGGCGGTCCTCCTCGAGATTGTGTACGTCCTCTCCATGGGCGGGCTGATGACGGTCTGCATGTCAGCGAGACCCTGGCTGCCGGTCGTCCTCGTCACCGGCTTTCTGTCACTTCTTCTAGTCACGGCATGTGGATGTTGCTGCTACTCGCCAAAG TGGCTGAGGCGTTGTCTGAGTTGTATCTGCTGTTGGGGATGCCTGTGTGAGGATATAGATGAGGAGGCTGCTCTGGAGGTGTGA
- the LOC136481090 gene encoding uncharacterized protein, with protein MAALSHFISRLGKKGLPFFKLLKAFEHFSWLEEADTTFEQFKLFLTKPPIMTVPRPDETLLIYIATTSRIVSTTIGVEHKEARHAYKVQHLVYFISEVLNESKTCNPQVQKLIYAILVTSRKLRHYFEYYKIVMVTEFPLGGILRNKEANGCIIKWAVELGT; from the coding sequence atggctgctctcagccactttatatcgcgcctcggcaaaaagggactaccgttctttaaactcctcaaggcctttgAGCACTTCTCCTGGTTGGAAGAGGCAGATACAACTTTCGAGCAgttcaagttgtttctaacaaagcctccgatcatgacggtgccTCGACCAGacgaaactctactgatctacatcgccaccacttctcGCATCGTTAGCACAACTATTGGCGTTGAACACAAGGAGGCCagacacgcctataaggtacaacatctggtctacttcatcagcgaggtccttaatgagtccaagacttgtaatcctcaagttcagaaactgATATACGCCATTCTGGTcacgtcacgcaagctccgccattacttcgagtattacaaaaTTGTCATGgttactgagttccctctagggggcatcctccgtaacaaagaggccaatggctgcattatcaagtgggctgtcgagctcggcacttaa